From a single Rutidosis leptorrhynchoides isolate AG116_Rl617_1_P2 chromosome 5, CSIRO_AGI_Rlap_v1, whole genome shotgun sequence genomic region:
- the LOC139846579 gene encoding transcription factor MYB41-like: protein MGRSPCCDKTGLKKGPWTQEEDLKLTRYIQIHGPGNWRTLPNNAGLQRCGKSCRLRWTNYLRPDIKRGRFSPEEEETIIHLHSVLGNKWSAIATRLPGRTDNEIKNYWNTNIRKKLLRNGIDPVTHTPRIDLSHLSTILNAAQFNLSNLLSLQTLVNPEVLKLVTLLTPATSNQDNQDFFLNHHINTMNQNPNQQIPNCNTSQPSSLLSNQLFDKTHTFSTNDGGDFSKQFMNPNEQTSHENLVLPCSSYNSVTLPCYNPQFTPQSSENMSFLPSNMEYTNPLISKNINYDSILSTPMSSPTHVNSSSTIINSCSSEDERGSHCSNMFKFEIPESLEFDDFM from the exons ATGGGCAGATCACCATGTTGTGACAAAACTGGACTCAAGAAAGGGCCATGGACACAAGAAGAAGATCTCAAACTTACTCGATACATCCAAATACACGGACCAGGCAATTGGCGAACCCTTCCCAACAACGCCG GGCTTCAACGATGTGGAAAAAGTTGTCGTCTTCGTTGGACAAACTACCTTAGGCCCGATATCAAGAGAGGAAGATTTTCCCCTGAAGAGGAAGAGACTATTATCCATCTACATAGTGTTCTTGGAAATAA GTGGTCAGCAATCGCTACTCGCTTACCTGGAAGAACTGATAACGAAATCAAGAACTACTGGAACACCAACATCCGAAAAAAGTTACTCCGGAATGGAATCGATCCAGTTACTCATACTCCCCGTATTGATCTCTCACACCTTTCAACCATACTCAACGCGGCTCAATTCAACCTCTCAAACCTTCTTAGTCTCCAAACTCTTGTAAATCCGGAAGTTTTAAAGCTTGTTACTCTTTTAACACCGGCAACATCAAATCAAGATAACCAAGACTTTTTCCTAAACCACCACATCAACACCATGAACCAAAACCCTAATCAACAAATTCCAAATTGCAATACTTCGCAGCCTTCAAGTCTTCTAAGCAATCAACTTTTCGATAAAACACACACCTTTTCCACAAACGATGGTGGAGACTTTTCAAAACAGTTCATGAACCCTAATGAGCAAACTAGTCATGAAAATTTGGTACTTCCATGCTCAAGTTATAATTCCGTAACCCTTCCTTGTTACAATCCGCAATTTACGCCACAATCGTCAGAAAACATGAGTTTCTTGCCATCAAATATGGAATATACAAATCCATTAATTAGCAAGAATATCAATTATGATTCTATTTTATCAACACCTATGTCAAGCCCTACTCATGTTAACTCATCATCAACTATCATCAACAGTTGCAGCTCTGAAGATGAAAGAGGAAGTCACTGCAGCAATATGTTTAAGTTTGAGATCCCAGAAAGTTTAGAGTTTGATGATTTCATGTAG